Part of the Streptomyces europaeiscabiei genome is shown below.
CTGCTCGTCTGCGTGCTCGATGGCGTTGGGCACGGTGGACGTCATGGGGTACGGACTCCTAGCGGAAAGGGGTGTGCGGGGCGGGGCGGGGCGGGGCGGGTCTCAGACGAGGGACCCGTAGAGACCGGGACGACGGTCCCGGAGATACGGGTTCGCCTCGCGCTGGGCCGCGAGGAAGGCGGGGTCGACATCGGCGAGGACGAGCTCGTCCTCACGTCCGGCCCGGGTACGTGCGACCCCGTCGGGCCCGGCCAGTGCGGAGAGCCCGACGAACTCGAACTCCCCTTCGCGGCCGACCCGGTTGACGTACGCGACGTACATCTGGTTCTCGAAGGCCCGCACCGGGATCATCGACTCGGCGACGAACTGGAACGGATGCATCTGGGCCGTCGGCACCACGAGCAGGTCGGTGCCGGCGAGGGCGTGGGCACGGACGTTCTCCGGGAACTCCACGTCGTAGCAGATCAGGATCCCGACGCGGAGCCCGTCCAGCTCGGCCTGGACGACGGACTGCTCGCCCGGCGTGAAATGATCGCGCTCGAAGCAGCCGAACAGGTGGGTCTTGCGGTAGTTCGCCAGCCGGACGCCGTCGGCGGAGACGAGCTGCGCCGAGTTGAAGACCGCCTCACCGGCGCGCTCCGGGTACCCGTACGCGATCGCGACCCCGTGCCGCCCCGCGATCTCGGCGACCGCGTCGGCCGCGTCACCGTCGGCCGCCTCGGCGAGCCGCGCGATGTCGTCGCCGATCGCATAGCCCGTGAGGAACATCTCCGGCGCCACCACCAGCCCCGCCCCGGCCGCGGCGGCCCGCCCCGCGGCCTCGTCGAGCACCTTCAGGTTCCCGACGACCGAGCCGGGACGACCGGAGCTCTGGAGCAGGGCGGTACGCATGCGTGTTCCTCACCGGGACAGGGGGTTTGGGGGCCATCCATGGGGCCATCTAGACGGTACGGTCGGCGCGCGGGGCCGGACAAGCAGGAGCCATTGCGCGCCGAGGCGCGATTCGTTGCGTACCTGATGCCACGGACGACGATTCGTTGCGTCTGTGCTCAGGGGCGCGCCCCGCTCCCCGAGGGAACGGGGAACCGCGAGATCGATCACGCCGAACCCGCGGCCGCCCGCGGCCCCCCGGTCCATCCCCCTCGCTCCGTCCCCTCAGGCGTCCCTCCGCATCAACATGATCGCCGTCACCAGATACGGCACCGCGAACACGGCGAACGCGACCCCGTGCGCGTGGGACGCGCCGATCACGGCGTACGCGGCGAACACACCCACCGTGGCCAGTTCCGTCCCCATGCTCGCGACCGACGTCACGGTCGCCCGCCGAGCCCCCTCGATCCGATCCTGCAGCCGCGCGTCGGCGAGCACGTTGACCAACTGGAAGCCGCCGAAGGCGACGGCCACCAGCCCGATACCGGTCGGCGTACGCATCGACGCCCCCACGGCCAGCGCGAACGCCGAGCCCGCCAGCACCACTCCCAGTCCGGCCGTGCCCAGCCGCTCCCCCGCCCCGGTCAGCAGGCTGCCGATCGTCGGCCCCACCCAGATCACCAGCAGCAGATACGGCACCGTCTGCTCGGCCACCCCGGTGTCCCGGACCAGCAGCGGCGTGTACTCGTCGAGGGCGCCCCACACCGCGCCGACGGCGGGCACGAGCAGCAGCGCCCCGCGGACGGACCGGTCCCGTCGGACCTCCGCGATTCCGGTCCGCAGGGTCGTGAGAATGGAGACCCGGTCGCCTCCGCCCGACCCGGCCGACCGGTGCTCCGGGAACCGTGTGGCCACCACCGAGGTCAGCACACAGACCAGCACGCTCGCGGCGCCCACGGCCGGGTAGCCACCGAGGTCGAGGACCGGCCCCGCCAGCCCCATCGCCGCCATCACGGCGACCATGCCGACCGCCTGGGCCCGGCCGATGACGCGCGCGTACCGGTCGGCCGCGCCGAGCCGGTCCAGTTCGTCGTAGACCAGCGCCTCCAGCGCACCGGAGCCGAGCGCGCCGCGCACCCCCCACAGGACGAAGCCGAGGGCGAAGGCCCAGTACGACGGGACGATCACCCACAGCGCGAAGCCGGTGGCGGTGAGCAGCGGGCCCAGCCACAGCAGCAGCCGTCGGGAGACGGCGTCGGCCCAGGCGCCGGAGGGGACCTCCAGCAGGATGCCGGTGATCGACCACAGGGCGAACAGTGAGGAGATCTGCCAGATCGACAGTCCGGTGTCGCTGAACAGCAGCGCGTACACCGGGTAGAGCAGCACGAAGTCGTCGAGGAACGCGTATCCGTACAGCGTGGCCGTCAGCCGCCGGACACCAATGGTTCCGGCATCAGGCACACGCGCAGGTGAGAGAGTCATGAGGCCTTCCCGAAGGAGCGATTCGGACGTCGGTGGTACGGCGTCCGAGGCGGCCCTCGGGAGGAGGCACGGCTGGTGGATCAATGTCGCCAGGTCATGGCACCGATGCTAGTCCGGCCGGCCCGTCCGGCCCAGTGGATATCCGGAGTCACTCCCTGGCGGCCGTGACCGGCGCGAACATGGTGATCACCGCCGCGTGGTCGGACGGCCAGTCGTTGTCCTCGACGTCCGGCCAGGGGCGGGGCGTGCCGCTGACGTAGGTACGGGAGTCGAGGACCGCGAGGCCTCGGTGCAGAACGAAGTCGATCCGGTCCTGGGGCTCCGGCCGTCCGCTGCCGTCCTCGTGTTCGGCGTGGACCGGCGACCAGGTGTGGCCCGGCTCCCGTGCGGGGTCGGGATGGGCCTCGCGGTAGGAGTCGCGCAGGCCTGCCGTCTCGGCGGCCCTGGTGACCGGCCAGTCGACGTCCGGCCGGTCGAGGTGGGACGGGCTGTTGAAGTCGCCGACCACGACGACCGGCACGGTGCCGTCGAGCCGGCTCAGGCAGTCCCGCAGCCGGCCGAGCCGCACTTCCTCGTGGGCGGTCAGCTCGGCGGCCTCCAGCCCGTCGAAGGCGGCCTCGTAGGGCCCGTACGGCTCGCAGTCCAGGTGGACCGTCCAGATGTCCACCTCGGTGCCGGAGCCGGTCCTGATCCGGACGCCCGCCGCCCCGTAGAAGCCGACGTCGGGGTCGCCGAAGCGGGCCGTGATCGGGTGTCGGCTGATGATGCCGAGGTTGTCGCCGGCCCGGTGGTGGTGCCAGCCGAGGGCGTCGGCGAGTTCCTGCGCGGCGGTGCCGTCCGTCTCCTGGAGGCCGACCACGTCGACGTCCGTCTCGGTGATGACCTTGAGCTGCTTGGCCCGGTGATCGCGGACCCTGGTGCCGCCGTGCCAGAGGTTCCAGGTCATCACCCGCAGGGCGGGTCCGTCGGGGGCGACCAGCCGGCGCAGGCTCGCCGGGGTCACCGACTCCAGGCTCTCCCGTACGGTCCGCCCCGGGGCCTCGTCGATCGGCGCGAGCGAGGGCACGGCGAGGACCACGCATCCCGCCGCCTCGGCCGAGGCGACACCGGTCTCGGTGTCCTCGACGGCCACACAGGCGGCGGGGTCGACGCCGAGGGCGCGGCAGGCGGCGAGGTAGGGGTCGGGGGCCGGCTTGGTGTGCTCGGTGTCGTCGGCGGTGACCGAGACGGCGAACAGGTCGCGGCCGAGGGCGTCGAGGACGGTGTCGGCGACGGCTCGCGGGGACGCCGTGACCAGGGCGGTGGGGACGCCCTCGCGGGCCAGGGCCCTGAGCAGTTCCAGCGCGCCAGGGCGGGGAACGGTCCCGGTGCGGACCCGGTCGGCGAACTCCCGGTGCAGGTCGGCGGCCAGTCCGTCCCCCGGTGCGCCCGTGATCCCGGCGAGCCAGGCGGCGGTGTACTCGACCGGACGGCCCAGTACGTCCGGTTGGTCGGCCTCGGTCAGTGCGCGCCCTAGGCCGGCGGCCACCTCCTCCACCGCATCCCACCAGAGCCGCTCGGTGTCGACGAGCGTGCCGTCCATGTCGAACAGGGCGGCCTGGAGCGGGAGTCGAGACAAGGGTTTCTCTTTCTTTGACATCCTCCCTCGGCTGAAGCCTAGGGATTCCAGCCTTTGTGGGCTGAGGTTCACGGGCATTCGAACCCTCACGGGGTGTCACCCCTCCGGCGTGTCCCGCCGCGACCCGCACTGCTTCCAGCTTGGCGCCCGCTTGGTTGTCGCCAAGCGCCGCAGCCAGACCACCACTTGTGTGCGGGTCGTCACGGAGAGCCGGTGGTTCGGGGCAGTACCCGGCAGGAGCCGGGCAAGGGTCGTTCAGCGGGTGGCGCGCGCGGCGACCAGTACCGGCCGTTCGGGGAGGCTCACGGTCACGGCCGCCCCGGCGCCGAGGGCCGCCGCCTCGTGCGTGGGCAGGTCGGCCTTGACCTCGGTGCCGTCGGCGAGCCGTACGGTGAGGCGGGTGGCGGCGCCGAGGAACGCGGTGGCCACCACCCGGGCGTCGCCGGTGTCGTCCGCCCGTACCCCGACCGCCTCCGGCCGTACGAGTACATCCACCTCGGCGGTGGTGGGCGCCGCGCCGTCCACGGGCAGCCGTCGGCCCAGCACCTCGACCGTCGTGCCGTCCAGCCGGCCCGGGATCCGGCTCATCGTTCCGACGAACTCGGCGACGAAGGCGGTGGCCGGACGGCCGTACAACTCGACCGGGGCCGCGCACTGTTCGAGCCGCCCGGCGTGCATCACGGCGACCCGGTCGGCCATGGACAGCGCCTCCTCCTGGTCGTGCGTCACGAACAGCGTGGTGATGCCCAGCTCCTGCTGGAGCCGACGGATCTCCTCGCGGAGGGTCAGCCGCACCTTGGCGTCGAGGGCGGAGAGCGGTTCGTCGAGGAGCAGCACCCGGGGCCGCAGGGCGAGCGCCCGGGCGAGGGCGACGCGCTGCTGCTGGCCGCCGGACAGCTGGTGGGGGTACTGGGCGCCCTTGTCGGCGAGGCCCACGAGGTCGAGCAACTCGGCGGCGCGGGAGCGCCGTTCGGCCGTGCGCACCTTGCGCATGCGCAGCCCGAAGGCCACGTTGTCGAGGGCGCTGAGGTGCGGGAAGAGGCTGTACGACTGGAAGACCATGCCGGCGTCGCGCCGGTGGGCCGGGACGCGGGTGACGTCCTCCCCGTCGACCAGCACCTCGCCGGAGTCGGGGTGTTCGAAGCCGGCGAGCATCCTCAGCGCGGTGGTCTTGCCGCAGCCGGACGGGCCGAGCAGCGCGAGGAGTTCACCGGGCCGGACGGTCAGGTCGAGTCCGTCCAGGGCGACGGTGGCCCCGAACTCCCGGCGCAGGCCCCGGAACTCGACGGTGGCGGCGGTGTCGGTCGCAGTTTTCTCAAGCACGGTCATGGTTCATCCCCGGGAGGCGGAAGCGGTTGGGGTACGTCCGCCGAAGGAGGCGAGCGCGAGGAGCATGGCCCAGGTGACGAGCAGGCTGAGCACCGAGACGGCGACGGAGAGCTGGGCCTGCGAGCCGCTGACGTTGACGATCCACACGGCGAACGGCCTGAAGCCCAGCAGCTGGGCGACGGTGAACTCGCCGAGCACGAGCGCCAGGGTGAGGAAGGCGGAGTTGAGCAGCGCCCCGCGCAGATTGGGCAGCACGGCCCGCACCAGCGCCTGCGGCCAGCTCGCCCCGCAGCTGCGCGCGGCCTCGACGAGAGTGGGTACGTCCATGGCGCGCAGCCCCGCGTCCAGCGCCCGGTACACGAAGGGCAGCGCCATCACGACGTAGGCGAGGACCAGCACCACGGGGAAGTCGGGGTTCTGGATCGCGACGAAGGTCTGGAACAGCGGGGTCCGGGAGAGGTGTTCGGGCCCCCACTTGAGCACGGTCCCGAGCCCGGCGACGAACGCGATCGGCGGCACCACCAGCGGCAGGGAGCACACCACCTCCACGACGGGCCGCAGCCTGGGCGCGCCGAGCCGCAACGCGACCATGGCGGGCACCATCAGCAGCAGTACGACGGCGATCGTCACGGCGGCCAGCTCCAGCGAGAGCAGCAGGCTGGTCACGAAGCCCTCGGTGCCGAGGATCTGCCCGTACGCCTCGAAGGTGATCCCCTCGCCCGGCACGTCGACCGTGAAGATCACGGAGGCGGCGAGCGGGACGAGGAAGTACAGCCCGGCGCAGGCGAGGACGAGCGGGCGCCACAGGGCGGGGCGCCGCGATGCCGGGCGCCCGGGGTTCAGGCCAGCCATCGCGCGCTCCGTCGTTGCAGGGGCAGGTACACGGCCATGACCAGCCCGGCGATCAGGACCATGTCGAGGCTGAGGGCGAGCGCCACGTTCTCCTGGCCGACCAGGACGTTGCCGGAGATGGCGTCGGCGATCTGCAGGGTGACCAGCGGGATCGAGCTGCCCACCATGGCCGCGGCGGTGGCGTACGCGGCGAAGGCGCTGCCGAAGAGCAGCACGAGCCCGCCGAGCAGCGAGGGCGCGAGCACGGGCAGGGCGACGTGCAGCCAGTACTGGAAACCGGTGGCGCCGTTGTTCTGCGCGGCCTCCCGCCACTGGACGCGCAGTCCGTCGAGGGCGGGGGTGATGGTGAGGACCATGAGCGGGATCAGGAAGTACAGGTAGACGATGACCAGTCCCCAGAAGCTGTAGAGGTCCCAGCCCTTGTCCGTCAGACCCAGTTGCCGGGTCAGCACGCCGGCGTTGCCGAGGGTGGCGACGAAGGCGAAGGCGAGCGGGACACCGCCGAAGTTGGCGAGCACCCCGGAGGCGGTGAGCACGGCCTCGCGCAGCGCCGGGAAGCGGGAGGTCACCACGGCCTGGGCGAGGGGCAGCCCCAGTACGGCCGCGAGCCCGGCCGAGACGGCGGACAGCTTCACGCTGCCGAGCATGGCCGTGAGGTAGGCCCCCTGCACGGAGGCCGTCATGTTCGCCGTGGTGTACGAAGTGGCGCCCGTGGTCTGGTCCTTGACCGTGAACGCGCCGTTCAGCATGGCGAGGGCGGGCAGCCCGAAGGCGACCGCGACGAAGGCCAGCAGCGGGAGCACGGCGAGCCATCCGCCGGGGCGGGGCCGCCGCTTCGGGGAAGCGGCGGCCACCAGTGCCGGGTCGGCCTCGGTGACGACGGCGGTCACCCGGAGACCGCCTTGGCCCAGCCCTGTCCGAGCACGTCCTTGGCCTTGGTCTGCTGGTCCTCGGTCGGGAACTCGGGCGTGCCGGACACCTCGGGCAGCTTGGCCGCGGCGGTCTTGTCCAGCGTGCCCGCCTTCTCCATGGCGGTCATCAGGGCCGGGCGGGCGTATCCGGCGAGCCACAGGTTCTGGCCCTCGGCGCTGTAGAGGTACTCCTGCCAGAGCCGGGCGGCGGCCGGGTGGGGTGCGTCCTTGTTGATGGCCTGGGAGTAGTACTGGGAGAACTTGCCGTCCTCGGGGACGACGACCTTCCAGTCGACGCCCTTGGACTTGAACTCGTCGGCGTACCCGGCGTTCAGGTAGTCCCAGTCGATACTGATGGGCGTCTCGCCCTTCTCGACGGTGGCCGGCGTCGACTCGACGGGCGTGTAGTTGCCGT
Proteins encoded:
- a CDS encoding carbon-nitrogen hydrolase family protein; amino-acid sequence: MRTALLQSSGRPGSVVGNLKVLDEAAGRAAAAGAGLVVAPEMFLTGYAIGDDIARLAEAADGDAADAVAEIAGRHGVAIAYGYPERAGEAVFNSAQLVSADGVRLANYRKTHLFGCFERDHFTPGEQSVVQAELDGLRVGILICYDVEFPENVRAHALAGTDLLVVPTAQMHPFQFVAESMIPVRAFENQMYVAYVNRVGREGEFEFVGLSALAGPDGVARTRAGREDELVLADVDPAFLAAQREANPYLRDRRPGLYGSLV
- a CDS encoding MFS transporter codes for the protein MTLSPARVPDAGTIGVRRLTATLYGYAFLDDFVLLYPVYALLFSDTGLSIWQISSLFALWSITGILLEVPSGAWADAVSRRLLLWLGPLLTATGFALWVIVPSYWAFALGFVLWGVRGALGSGALEALVYDELDRLGAADRYARVIGRAQAVGMVAVMAAMGLAGPVLDLGGYPAVGAASVLVCVLTSVVATRFPEHRSAGSGGGDRVSILTTLRTGIAEVRRDRSVRGALLLVPAVGAVWGALDEYTPLLVRDTGVAEQTVPYLLLVIWVGPTIGSLLTGAGERLGTAGLGVVLAGSAFALAVGASMRTPTGIGLVAVAFGGFQLVNVLADARLQDRIEGARRATVTSVASMGTELATVGVFAAYAVIGASHAHGVAFAVFAVPYLVTAIMLMRRDA
- a CDS encoding HAD-IA family hydrolase, with translation MSRLPLQAALFDMDGTLVDTERLWWDAVEEVAAGLGRALTEADQPDVLGRPVEYTAAWLAGITGAPGDGLAADLHREFADRVRTGTVPRPGALELLRALAREGVPTALVTASPRAVADTVLDALGRDLFAVSVTADDTEHTKPAPDPYLAACRALGVDPAACVAVEDTETGVASAEAAGCVVLAVPSLAPIDEAPGRTVRESLESVTPASLRRLVAPDGPALRVMTWNLWHGGTRVRDHRAKQLKVITETDVDVVGLQETDGTAAQELADALGWHHHRAGDNLGIISRHPITARFGDPDVGFYGAAGVRIRTGSGTEVDIWTVHLDCEPYGPYEAAFDGLEAAELTAHEEVRLGRLRDCLSRLDGTVPVVVVGDFNSPSHLDRPDVDWPVTRAAETAGLRDSYREAHPDPAREPGHTWSPVHAEHEDGSGRPEPQDRIDFVLHRGLAVLDSRTYVSGTPRPWPDVEDNDWPSDHAAVITMFAPVTAARE
- a CDS encoding ABC transporter ATP-binding protein, which translates into the protein MTVLEKTATDTAATVEFRGLRREFGATVALDGLDLTVRPGELLALLGPSGCGKTTALRMLAGFEHPDSGEVLVDGEDVTRVPAHRRDAGMVFQSYSLFPHLSALDNVAFGLRMRKVRTAERRSRAAELLDLVGLADKGAQYPHQLSGGQQQRVALARALALRPRVLLLDEPLSALDAKVRLTLREEIRRLQQELGITTLFVTHDQEEALSMADRVAVMHAGRLEQCAAPVELYGRPATAFVAEFVGTMSRIPGRLDGTTVEVLGRRLPVDGAAPTTAEVDVLVRPEAVGVRADDTGDARVVATAFLGAATRLTVRLADGTEVKADLPTHEAAALGAGAAVTVSLPERPVLVAARATR
- a CDS encoding ABC transporter permease — protein: MAGLNPGRPASRRPALWRPLVLACAGLYFLVPLAASVIFTVDVPGEGITFEAYGQILGTEGFVTSLLLSLELAAVTIAVVLLLMVPAMVALRLGAPRLRPVVEVVCSLPLVVPPIAFVAGLGTVLKWGPEHLSRTPLFQTFVAIQNPDFPVVLVLAYVVMALPFVYRALDAGLRAMDVPTLVEAARSCGASWPQALVRAVLPNLRGALLNSAFLTLALVLGEFTVAQLLGFRPFAVWIVNVSGSQAQLSVAVSVLSLLVTWAMLLALASFGGRTPTASASRG
- a CDS encoding ABC transporter permease; this translates as MTAVVTEADPALVAAASPKRRPRPGGWLAVLPLLAFVAVAFGLPALAMLNGAFTVKDQTTGATSYTTANMTASVQGAYLTAMLGSVKLSAVSAGLAAVLGLPLAQAVVTSRFPALREAVLTASGVLANFGGVPLAFAFVATLGNAGVLTRQLGLTDKGWDLYSFWGLVIVYLYFLIPLMVLTITPALDGLRVQWREAAQNNGATGFQYWLHVALPVLAPSLLGGLVLLFGSAFAAYATAAAMVGSSIPLVTLQIADAISGNVLVGQENVALALSLDMVLIAGLVMAVYLPLQRRSARWLA